From one Anaerotruncus rubiinfantis genomic stretch:
- a CDS encoding HAD-IIB family hydrolase, translating to MKKFRDIMLISDGDGTLLDQSNQIPQKNIEALRYFMEQGGSFVLATGRPKNGARHIWEILPDHSMPTIYFNGALIYDPTQQAALHADVLPAGMHRVLQFLLDDFSEIGIECYTIDQAFVLQDSEITQMHIKMLHETPQYVSVKDIPETGILKMFVTGSHQETRAVQHSLLETFPNMFQAVPSGDVFLEIFSLQSDKGAAVRFLKQYYPQKKRFYAVGDNYNDFSMFREVEQAFVPENGVPKAKEIGRVVSSCDTGALFDVIQYLDALY from the coding sequence ATGAAAAAATTTCGGGATATCATGCTCATCAGCGATGGAGATGGAACGTTGCTGGATCAATCGAATCAAATCCCGCAAAAAAACATAGAAGCGCTTCGATATTTTATGGAACAAGGAGGTTCTTTTGTACTTGCTACAGGAAGGCCCAAAAACGGAGCAAGACATATTTGGGAAATCCTCCCAGACCACAGCATGCCCACTATCTATTTTAATGGTGCCTTGATTTACGACCCTACACAGCAAGCTGCGCTGCATGCCGATGTACTGCCTGCCGGAATGCATCGAGTTCTCCAATTTTTACTTGACGATTTTTCGGAAATTGGAATTGAATGCTATACGATCGATCAGGCATTCGTTCTCCAGGACAGCGAAATTACGCAGATGCATATCAAAATGCTTCATGAAACGCCTCAGTATGTTTCCGTGAAAGATATTCCCGAAACTGGAATTTTAAAGATGTTCGTCACCGGCAGCCATCAGGAAACCCGCGCCGTGCAGCACAGCCTGCTTGAGACATTTCCGAATATGTTTCAGGCGGTTCCTTCAGGCGATGTCTTTCTTGAAATCTTTAGCCTGCAAAGCGATAAAGGGGCGGCTGTCAGATTTTTGAAGCAATACTACCCCCAAAAAAAGCGATTCTATGCGGTAGGCGACAACTATAATGACTTTTCAATGTTTCGTGAGGTTGAACAGGCATTTGTCCCTGAAAATGGCGTTCCGAAGGCGAAAGAGATCGGACGTGTTGTAAGCTCCTGTGACACCGGCGCATTATTCGATGTTATACAGTATTTGGATGCGCTTTACTAA
- a CDS encoding zinc-dependent alcohol dehydrogenase, with protein MKAAFVTEPYHVEIQDIPCPACRPQEVLIQVKNAGVCGSDLHLFRGTHAFRNPPAILGHEVAGTIVEVGADVSKFKVGDRVTVEPQIGCGQCEFCRNGMVNHCIHKIVPGTDQWLGTFAEYFVAPESVLYPLADSVSFEIGTLIEPLAVAVHAMHQLSGVSKDSILILGAGTIGLLCLTVAKQMGYKTVICTDTAPFNRKSAEKLGAIALDPSKVDVPNEVKRINGGGVDAALIAAGAGNILDQASASVKKRGEICMVAMVTEKIPFYSYSVVLNEQRLVGAMTYSSEHFAMAANMINNGLDLTMFVTQKIDLSQTQEALQMLSEKKGDIIKILMTFSE; from the coding sequence ATGAAAGCTGCGTTTGTAACAGAACCTTATCATGTCGAGATTCAAGATATTCCTTGTCCGGCCTGTAGACCTCAAGAAGTTCTGATTCAAGTGAAAAATGCAGGTGTATGCGGATCGGATCTTCATCTGTTCCGAGGGACTCACGCGTTCCGCAATCCTCCGGCTATATTGGGGCACGAAGTTGCAGGTACGATTGTGGAGGTTGGCGCTGACGTCTCGAAATTCAAGGTGGGAGATCGGGTCACGGTTGAACCGCAGATCGGTTGTGGCCAATGTGAATTTTGCCGCAATGGAATGGTAAACCACTGCATACATAAAATAGTGCCCGGTACAGATCAGTGGCTTGGGACATTTGCTGAATATTTTGTTGCACCAGAATCAGTGCTCTACCCTTTGGCGGATTCTGTTTCCTTTGAAATAGGAACCTTAATTGAACCGTTGGCTGTAGCCGTTCATGCAATGCATCAATTAAGCGGCGTATCAAAAGACAGTATTCTCATTCTAGGCGCAGGAACGATCGGGCTGCTGTGCCTGACCGTTGCAAAGCAGATGGGATATAAAACCGTCATCTGTACAGATACGGCGCCCTTCAACCGGAAGTCAGCAGAAAAACTTGGAGCAATCGCACTAGATCCGTCGAAAGTTGATGTCCCAAATGAAGTAAAGCGGATCAACGGCGGCGGAGTCGATGCCGCTCTCATCGCCGCAGGAGCAGGAAATATTCTTGATCAAGCCAGCGCTTCTGTAAAAAAACGTGGAGAAATCTGCATGGTGGCAATGGTCACCGAAAAAATTCCGTTTTATAGCTATAGCGTGGTTCTCAATGAGCAGCGCCTGGTTGGCGCTATGACCTATTCTTCGGAACATTTCGCTATGGCGGCCAATATGATCAACAATGGTCTGGATTTAACAATGTTTGTCACACAAAAAATAGATTTGTCCCAAACCCAGGAAGCATTGCAAATGCTCAGCGAGAAAAAAGGGGACATCATTAAAATTTTGATGACTTTTTCGGAATAA
- a CDS encoding sigma-54-dependent transcriptional regulator, which yields MKRIKLLAIVPYEGLREIINESAKAFADLEVDTYIGDMYEGLHIAQELQHNGYVAIISRAGTAELIETVANIPVIRIQISVCDMLRAIKLAQNYIGESAVVGFKAIGDCAKSISDLMQYSLEIHTIDSEDDLKNCFSDLKEQGISLIIGDVITTLHAKHYGFNTILVMSGRESVDAALAQVINWYDTIAESRQYVQAYRSILDHSMEITLVFNQNGDLFYMTPQLPVEDERHLSMFLSKYVPALQERGRISLLKKVGKNYWNIHGHCIESKNLVAFYCKRGDVIGKIDRGSLTYRNYDDLPYINFETFYAKSPCLKETLENARKYGDSALPVIIFGGVGSGKDAIAYATSSRGALRDAPFVKLDCQFIDDKQWKILLKDPDSPLGYENYTIYIKNMQCLSEQQALALETYFDNTLVYKRNRLLFSYIPKAQNAFEKSTLLDYIYDKIGALPLSAPRLDEYAEDISSLASIYLNELNVQFGRQVIGFEAGAIEMMGNFHWFGNLKQFRHVMRELIILTEGDYISKAAVAAALQKQLARNLIETPSLALNGTLSDIENSIIRAVLEEEGMNQSKAAKRLGISRSTLWRKL from the coding sequence ATGAAGCGGATTAAATTGTTAGCAATTGTTCCCTATGAAGGTTTGCGAGAGATCATCAACGAGTCTGCGAAAGCATTTGCTGATTTAGAAGTAGATACGTATATTGGAGATATGTACGAAGGCCTGCATATTGCTCAAGAGCTGCAGCATAATGGCTATGTTGCAATTATTTCCCGTGCAGGCACTGCGGAGCTTATTGAGACGGTTGCAAATATTCCCGTGATCCGAATCCAAATTTCGGTATGTGATATGCTCCGTGCCATCAAACTCGCTCAAAATTATATTGGAGAATCTGCGGTTGTCGGATTCAAAGCGATTGGCGATTGCGCCAAATCCATCTCAGATTTGATGCAATATTCTCTGGAAATCCATACGATTGATTCGGAAGACGATCTTAAAAATTGTTTCAGCGATTTGAAGGAACAAGGCATTAGCTTAATTATTGGCGATGTTATCACCACCTTGCACGCAAAACACTATGGGTTTAATACCATATTGGTCATGTCTGGCCGGGAAAGTGTAGACGCTGCTTTAGCGCAGGTTATTAACTGGTATGATACGATTGCCGAGAGCCGGCAATATGTTCAGGCGTATCGTAGCATTTTAGATCATTCCATGGAAATTACCCTTGTTTTCAACCAAAATGGGGATCTCTTTTATATGACACCTCAATTGCCAGTAGAAGATGAGCGACATTTGTCCATGTTTTTGTCGAAGTATGTTCCCGCACTGCAGGAAAGAGGGCGCATTTCTCTACTCAAAAAAGTGGGGAAAAATTATTGGAATATCCATGGCCACTGTATCGAATCTAAAAATCTGGTGGCATTTTACTGCAAACGTGGCGATGTCATTGGCAAGATTGACAGAGGATCTTTGACCTACCGGAACTACGATGATCTGCCCTACATAAATTTTGAAACATTTTATGCAAAATCGCCATGTCTAAAGGAAACGCTTGAAAATGCCAGAAAATACGGGGACTCCGCACTCCCCGTGATTATTTTTGGCGGAGTAGGTTCTGGAAAAGATGCGATTGCATATGCCACAAGCAGTAGAGGAGCGCTGCGGGATGCGCCATTTGTGAAGCTGGATTGTCAATTTATTGACGATAAACAATGGAAAATACTGCTTAAAGATCCGGACTCTCCTCTTGGCTATGAAAATTATACGATTTACATCAAAAATATGCAGTGCCTTTCCGAACAGCAAGCTTTGGCACTGGAAACTTATTTTGATAATACCTTGGTTTATAAAAGGAATCGATTACTTTTTTCTTATATTCCAAAAGCGCAAAATGCCTTTGAAAAGAGCACGCTTTTAGACTATATTTATGATAAAATTGGGGCGTTGCCTCTGTCGGCGCCCCGGCTTGATGAATATGCAGAAGATATCTCGAGCTTAGCTAGTATCTATTTGAATGAGTTAAATGTCCAGTTTGGCCGGCAAGTCATTGGATTTGAGGCGGGAGCCATTGAGATGATGGGAAATTTCCATTGGTTTGGAAATCTAAAACAGTTTCGCCATGTTATGAGAGAACTTATTATTCTTACAGAAGGCGATTACATTTCGAAAGCTGCTGTTGCTGCCGCTTTACAAAAGCAACTTGCACGCAACCTAATAGAAACGCCAAGCTTGGCATTGAATGGTACGTTATCAGATATAGAAAATAGCATTATACGCGCGGTTTTGGAAGAGGAAGGGATGAATCAATCAAAGGCTGCGAAACGTCTCGGTATTAGCCGGAGTACGCTTTGGCGTAAATTGTAG
- a CDS encoding FAD-binding oxidoreductase, producing MEMNEILWTTIRSELEDAVGPDNVDCSIADRITHGVDGFWISHMLVANNRIPPMPDFVVRPNSTEEVAKVLKIANYYKISVIPFGGASGSQGGIVPVSGGGIAIDMKRMSRILEFDEQSNVVTCETGINFQQLEWYVNERGYSTMHIPSAITCGTVGGFLANNGMGVLSTKYGKIEDQCISVEMVLPSGQILHTAPVPKHSSGPDMKALFIGSEGTFGIMTKASFKLFKLPEARLFRGFLFPDLTSGIAAVREMLHEYKPSLIRLYDESETTSIIKKIVGVGRKGAFMNMGVEGPREIAEIELRRSIEICAKHGGEDMGSEYGEKWWESRVTFFYPDHVFAYPQMFGTIDTLARYSKIENIYWAMKDAIESKYDNVRFLAHFSHWYDWGAMMYGRFVVNNPTVVEPIEAIRLHNQMWQTGLHAAIQAGGVVNDHHGTGLKLGKFMKEQYGSDMFVFEGLKKMFDPNGIMNPYKMGV from the coding sequence ATGGAAATGAACGAAATTTTGTGGACAACAATTCGTTCCGAATTGGAGGATGCTGTAGGGCCGGACAATGTGGATTGCTCCATTGCAGACCGTATCACGCATGGAGTGGACGGTTTTTGGATCTCTCACATGCTCGTCGCCAACAACCGAATTCCTCCGATGCCCGATTTTGTTGTGCGGCCTAACTCCACAGAAGAAGTTGCTAAGGTCTTAAAGATCGCTAACTATTACAAGATTTCCGTGATCCCCTTTGGTGGCGCTTCGGGTTCTCAGGGTGGCATCGTTCCTGTCAGCGGAGGTGGAATCGCAATTGATATGAAGCGGATGTCCCGGATTCTGGAATTTGACGAGCAGTCCAATGTTGTCACCTGTGAAACAGGCATCAATTTCCAGCAGTTGGAGTGGTATGTCAACGAGAGAGGCTATTCCACTATGCATATTCCAAGCGCAATCACCTGCGGCACCGTTGGCGGTTTTTTGGCAAACAACGGCATGGGCGTTTTATCCACCAAATACGGAAAGATCGAAGATCAGTGTATAAGCGTGGAAATGGTACTGCCCAGCGGTCAAATTTTGCACACTGCTCCTGTCCCGAAACATTCCTCCGGCCCAGATATGAAGGCCCTGTTTATTGGCTCTGAGGGTACCTTTGGCATAATGACAAAAGCAAGTTTCAAGCTGTTCAAGCTGCCTGAAGCGCGCCTTTTTCGCGGTTTCCTTTTCCCCGATCTTACCAGTGGTATCGCAGCTGTTCGCGAAATGCTTCATGAATATAAGCCTTCGTTGATTCGTCTCTATGACGAAAGCGAAACCACCTCCATCATTAAGAAAATCGTGGGTGTCGGCCGTAAGGGCGCATTTATGAATATGGGTGTGGAAGGCCCTCGGGAGATTGCGGAAATTGAACTGCGCCGTTCCATTGAAATCTGTGCCAAACATGGTGGGGAGGATATGGGTTCTGAGTATGGCGAAAAGTGGTGGGAGAGCCGTGTTACATTCTTTTATCCCGACCATGTTTTTGCATATCCCCAGATGTTCGGTACCATTGACACTTTGGCTCGGTATAGCAAAATTGAGAATATCTACTGGGCTATGAAAGATGCCATTGAAAGCAAATATGACAACGTCAGATTTCTTGCGCACTTTTCTCACTGGTATGACTGGGGCGCAATGATGTATGGCCGATTCGTGGTGAACAATCCTACGGTGGTGGAACCCATTGAGGCTATTCGGTTACATAACCAGATGTGGCAGACTGGCCTGCATGCTGCGATTCAAGCCGGTGGTGTGGTTAATGACCATCATGGCACGG